tgcAACCAAACCTATTTTCTGAAGTTGTATGCTTGTGTTTTGGGAGCTAGGTTGAACTGATTGCCTCATTATCAGGACAGTTTGGAAGCACTCGCTAGACTGCTTCCCTTGAAGCAACATTATCATATCTCTGTTGTATGCTTGTTTTGAGAGTCAAATAGTCCCTGAAGCTTCACTATCTGGTCAATGTGGATATTTTTCATTCCCGTTTGACTCGTTCCCTCGAAGCAATATCACTTGTGTTGTTTTCTGTACCATATATTTCCTTGGTGATTGTCTGTTGCTTTAGGAGAACACTGGGACAACTACATTTCCTTCAATATTAATCTTAGTTGTTTGCAATGAGAACAACTATTCATGCTGAGCATGCCCTGTAGCAATTGCTTGAAAAACACAGCTTTTTTGAGTAATTCTATTCTCCTGTTGATTTTGTTCGTTTGAGAATGTATTATGGTTTGCAGCCTTCAATATTCAAGAGTGCTTGAAAGATGTTGCATTGTTTAGTTGAGTGTCTTGGCTTATTGGATAATTATGTGTATAGTTTTTGCTTACTGAGTGAGTGGTGAATGCAACTTGTCATTACTGTGATAATGTTATGAATGTCTTTTATTGATGTTGACTGTATGTAAAATGGTTTGCAGATCTATGAGAAAAATCCAACTAAGATCAAGAACTATGGGATTTGGCTAAGATACCAGAGTCGTACTGGGTATCACAATATGTACAAGGAGTACAGAGATACCACACTGAATGGAGCTGTGGAAGATATGTACACTGAGATGGCATCTCGGCATAGAGTTAGGTTTCCTTGTATCCAGATCATTAAGACTGCTACTATCCCAGCCAAGCTGTGCAAGAGGGAGAGCACTAAACAGTTTCACAATTCGAAGATTAAGTTCCCCTTAGTCTTCAAGAAGGTTAGGCCACCGACTAGGAAGTTGAAGACAACATACAAAGCTTCCAGGCCTAACTTATTTGTCTAACTTGAAGATTTGGAGActttttatgtattttgtttACAGAATAATTTGCTCAGATTTGACATTTCTGTTTCCAGATCTTAAATTGTTTGTACACAGGAATTTCTTTCTTTTCCCAGTCTTTATTTCTTTCCCCAATCCACatgaattttctttattttctttttctttaattggAAAATGCATTTGTTTTTGGATTATGAACACAACTTGGAAATTGAAACAGGAAACTTAAATGATTCTTTCATATTCAAGCTAAATATTCAATAAGCCTATAACTGCTTCTGCTGAAGAATTGGAAGGTGCTGCACTGTGTAAACCCATAATTATGTTGGAGATGAAAATAGAGTAGTAGATGGTTGGAATCAGACTAAACTTGAACAATTCATAAATATTGTATTTCGATTTTTGctacataaataaatattgcAACAAGTAAAATCAACAAGagattttgtttcaaaaaaaaaaaataaacaagagATTCGGGATTCATAAATTAGGGCCTATGACTATAAGATTTACTGGAATAAGGAAACCaccgtgtatatatatatatatatatagaaagaaCCACttgattttgtaaaataaaattaatgggtttgatatattaaaaattggGTAAAGtcaatcatcttttttggaactttctctctctaaacattaactttctctctctttaccaaacatcatctaaacaatctcgaaataaaaaagttgaagaattaaagttactcaGTCAACCCTTAACTTATTGAGTCTTTTATATCCTATAGCACCAAAAACTCCCCGATCCTCGTTAATCCTCGATGGGGGAATCCCCGATAGGGGTGAGCATGGTCCGGTTCGGCTCAAAAATCGAACCAAACCAAATaaagataaattttataaaccgaaccgaaccgaattgaAATTCGTTGAACCAAActatttcggtttggttcggtttggttcCATTCCAAACCAAATTAGATATGATAATAATGTTcctgtaacttttttttttataaatttgagAAGGTTTACATTATATAATATCCAGTTTGCTTTTGCTTTGTTATAAAACATACAAATTGTTTTTGTTCCTGGAACTTTGGTTCGTGTAacctatttttataattttaaattaattcatttaaaataattaaaatcacATCCTAttattccaattccaaatcCATAATAGTTTAAAATAGTAATCCATTATAAATTAGTTGCaaataaactaaaataataatccaatatttaattaatttcaaaataataaaattgattgatgtactaataataactaaaataataGTCTTGAAATTTAAAGTTCAAAATTAAACTTTATCAACCAAATTTGAATTTAATTcggtttttaggttttttcGGTTTATatccaaaccgaaccgaaccaaatcgAAAACCgaaattgtataaaaataagaaccaaaccgaaccaaattacaATATGGTTCGTTTTTTTAGTTTTCGGTTTTGCTCACCCCTAATCCTCccaattataattaaaattatactttaaatattataatttataacattaaacttaaattaaatagacTTATTTCTTAGAAGTTTTAGTTTTAGtatatactgatttttttttaaatataaacgGTGATTCCCCACAGGGACGGAGATGTGGAATATGGAAAAGGTGTTTTTAAGCGGGGATGGGATTCCCCGCGGGACGGGGATAGGGGACAAATTTGTCCCTGTCTGTCTCGCAGGGATGGGGACGGGGAATCCAGACTAGTCGGGGATagggatgggaaatgcattccccaCCTTATCCCCGCTCCGTTTGCATCCCTAATAGTTTTGTTAACAAAAACAGAAACTTTTTACCTTAATAATTTTATAGCATacaataaaacaaacaaaatataCCCACTAAAATACATATACTCAAATGATTTCTCGTAATTTATGAGTATtaaattgttattttttaaatatttttacttaaaaaaaataaagcccCAAAATACAATTGTTATAAAAGATTTATCATCTTCTCACAACCAGTGAGTGCTTAAATCTCTTATCCCGTCCCTGGCCTGCAACTCTTTTCTTTCCCTTCATCTTTTATTTCCCTTCATATAAAGGGAGGGAGAATGTATATTTTCTTCAGATAGTCATAATGATTCTTAAAAAAAGAAACTTTTAATTTCAGTTTCTGTTACACTCTCTTTGTAACAAGTCTGAATGGCAAATAAATTTTCCGTAATATGGACTGTTTTAACAGAATCATtacaaaataactatatatctgtattttataataatatttgaaattagCTTAACTTATCTacgttaggtgtaaaattgatcttgacatattagaggtaaaattaaaGTAAATTTTACTTTGTCGAAAACAAAGTAGCCACAGAAGACACCCAAAGACTATATATGCAATCATATAAAAGTTGTAACTAATTAAGAGCATAATTAACTTGTTAATGACATTGAAGTTCTTGCTAGCAGACATACACATTTTCTACATTCCTTCATCAAATTAAGATGATGGTGACTGCCCACCAAATcttttattatcttattaaaaGCATCTCCAATGGGGTATAATAAACCACTCAATATACTCCATTATATCATACTCTCTCATTGGAGAGAGTATGataaaaaataatcattatCAACCACTCAATGTTTATTGAGCTTTtgcttatttttatatatatatatatatatatatatatatatatatatatatttatttattttttaaaat
The sequence above is drawn from the Euphorbia lathyris chromosome 6, ddEupLath1.1, whole genome shotgun sequence genome and encodes:
- the LOC136232351 gene encoding large ribosomal subunit protein eL20-like; translation: MGFRFHQYQVVGRGLPTEADEHPKIYRMKLWATNEVRAKSKFWYFLRKLKKVKKSNGQVLAINEIYEKNPTKIKNYGIWLRYQSRTGYHNMYKEYRDTTLNGAVEDMYTEMASRHRVRFPCIQIIKTATIPAKLCKRESTKQFHNSKIKFPLVFKKVRPPTRKLKTTYKASRPNLFV